One window of Cohnella hashimotonis genomic DNA carries:
- a CDS encoding SEC-C metal-binding domain-containing protein gives MGKGKGFHPDLITLMTGMKPLTGKTPTVTMLPGSAKKLVVKHLNRIKPFYKPNKQRLRCGHCGYVGNYDLGLIVLDVGGWKKAAEDAAKSGSDPQQNMRSLLDHSQFTGYFRCVECNAAGAWEFTTAFFGIELMGYVLRAKFEKEDLDSGYMIGRIQLHNGMSPQWATQGEEGFLKQLRKEPDNSLLWNKLGNLYIKGGRPDLAAAVFEYSISIDQAQVESHYSLGSLLFDIEEWELAAKHLRQSLAYARFYTKLDSLRLRELLANGLSMLFDMNRGLQNKVSFLPTEEELAATRESNETASPQSPALQSYEFALRSGDVESFLPVAEFYMGGRLDEMPDHERLLNKFVSEPLPIDGEQTAMTEKKAYPEKGWGSAHQPIVVKLNSPDRAAQVTQVCEHFTWNYILGMDYTEDLTDLKKAIREKYAPANVYEPCPCGSGAKYKFCCAQKMKNFDLHHYLRTFEATTES, from the coding sequence ATGGGCAAGGGGAAAGGATTTCATCCGGATCTTATTACGTTGATGACTGGCATGAAGCCTCTGACGGGTAAGACTCCGACAGTAACGATGCTGCCCGGAAGTGCAAAAAAGCTGGTTGTAAAACACTTAAACAGGATCAAGCCGTTTTATAAGCCGAATAAGCAGCGGCTAAGGTGCGGACACTGCGGTTACGTGGGAAACTATGATCTCGGATTAATTGTATTGGACGTCGGCGGCTGGAAAAAAGCGGCGGAAGATGCAGCTAAATCAGGCTCGGATCCACAGCAAAATATGAGGAGCCTACTCGACCACTCACAATTTACCGGTTATTTTCGTTGTGTCGAGTGTAATGCTGCGGGGGCATGGGAATTTACCACGGCATTTTTCGGAATTGAGTTAATGGGGTATGTGTTACGGGCCAAGTTTGAGAAAGAAGACCTGGATTCAGGATATATGATTGGCAGGATACAATTGCATAACGGTATGAGCCCGCAATGGGCAACGCAAGGCGAAGAAGGTTTTTTAAAGCAGCTCAGGAAAGAGCCTGACAACAGTTTGCTATGGAACAAATTGGGCAACTTGTATATTAAGGGTGGAAGGCCGGATTTGGCGGCAGCCGTGTTCGAGTATTCGATCAGCATCGACCAGGCGCAGGTAGAATCTCACTATTCGTTGGGCAGTTTGCTGTTTGATATTGAGGAATGGGAGCTTGCCGCGAAGCATCTGCGTCAGTCTCTCGCATATGCTCGTTTTTACACCAAGCTTGATTCTTTGAGGCTGCGCGAACTTTTGGCAAACGGGCTAAGCATGCTGTTTGATATGAATCGTGGGCTTCAAAATAAAGTTTCCTTTCTGCCTACGGAAGAGGAGCTTGCAGCAACAAGAGAGAGCAATGAAACGGCGTCTCCGCAATCACCTGCTTTACAATCCTATGAATTTGCCTTGCGTTCCGGTGATGTGGAGTCCTTCCTGCCAGTAGCTGAGTTTTATATGGGCGGGCGGTTAGACGAAATGCCCGATCATGAACGATTGCTAAACAAGTTTGTATCCGAGCCTTTGCCGATCGATGGGGAGCAGACGGCAATGACAGAGAAGAAGGCTTATCCGGAGAAGGGATGGGGGTCCGCGCATCAGCCGATTGTGGTCAAGTTGAACTCTCCTGATCGAGCGGCACAGGTTACACAAGTATGCGAACATTTTACCTGGAATTATATATTGGGCATGGACTATACGGAGGATCTGACTGATTTGAAAAAGGCGATTCGAGAAAAATACGCGCCAGCGAATGTGTATGAGCCTTGCCCTTGCGGTAGCGGAGCGAAGTATAAATTTTGCTGCGCCCAAAAGATGAAAAATTTTGATTTGCATCATTATTTGAGAACATTCGAGGCGACGACGGAATCGTGA
- a CDS encoding carbohydrate-binding family 9-like protein — MAPQYSIAYQAGRIDEKEWKDIQPAYITNYLWEKDTIAPYRPETYAQLCWTEDALHGRFVCYEESPVIRHSGANAPVYRDSCVEFFLQPMPETDPRYLNFEFNAAGTLLLGLGVDREDRDMSYGLEPERFSIVAERGLADEAGRIYWTLSFRIPLDWLAEVFPGFSAAPGLAFKGNFYKCGDETPHPHYLSWSRIDVPTPNFHLSAYFGTLAFR; from the coding sequence TTGGCCCCGCAATATTCGATTGCTTATCAGGCTGGCCGTATCGACGAGAAGGAATGGAAGGACATTCAACCTGCTTATATTACTAACTATCTATGGGAAAAGGACACGATCGCGCCTTATCGTCCGGAGACGTATGCTCAGCTTTGCTGGACGGAAGATGCGCTTCACGGCAGATTCGTTTGTTATGAAGAATCCCCTGTCATTCGCCATTCAGGCGCCAACGCACCGGTTTACCGCGACAGCTGCGTCGAGTTTTTCCTGCAGCCAATGCCGGAGACAGACCCGCGCTATTTGAATTTCGAATTCAACGCAGCAGGCACGCTGCTGCTTGGTCTCGGCGTAGACCGTGAAGATCGGGACATGTCTTACGGACTGGAGCCCGAACGATTCTCTATCGTGGCCGAACGCGGACTTGCCGACGAAGCGGGCCGTATCTACTGGACGTTATCCTTCCGTATTCCGCTCGATTGGCTGGCCGAAGTATTTCCCGGCTTTTCCGCCGCCCCGGGCCTTGCGTTCAAGGGCAACTTCTACAAGTGTGGAGACGAGACGCCCCATCCACACTACTTGTCCTGGTCCCGCATCGACGTCCCGACGCCGAATTTCCACCTGAGCGCCTACTTCGGTACACTCGCCTTTCGCTGA
- a CDS encoding HAD-IIA family hydrolase — protein sequence MSGEIKARALSGIRTWLFDLDGTLYRGGEPMPGARKALKALESAGRRIQFITNNSRHSAAEIASKLSRMGIQVLPSEIVTATEYTGLYIRERHGCLKLAAAGSDAFVAALREAGHHVLEPGDKGMVDAAVVGLDPAFTYKKLEWLTQAVSAGAMLFAANADACHPGEGGHPVPETGALAAALETATKKKAIYVGKPEPYLFHCALERCGGGIESAAMVGDNYDTDITGAKQAGLCTLWLAMSAGDANQGIPAEERPMADMVIRSLTEIEQALRHGGDKLEV from the coding sequence ATGTCAGGCGAAATAAAAGCTAGAGCGCTATCCGGCATTCGTACATGGCTGTTCGATCTGGACGGAACGCTCTACCGCGGCGGGGAGCCGATGCCGGGCGCGCGAAAAGCGTTAAAAGCACTCGAATCCGCAGGCAGACGCATTCAATTCATTACGAACAACTCCAGGCATTCGGCGGCCGAAATCGCCAGTAAGCTAAGCCGCATGGGCATCCAGGTTTTGCCCAGCGAGATCGTGACGGCGACTGAATATACGGGGCTTTACATTAGGGAGCGCCATGGCTGTCTGAAGCTGGCGGCGGCTGGGAGCGATGCATTCGTGGCGGCGCTTCGGGAAGCCGGACATCATGTGCTGGAGCCGGGCGATAAGGGCATGGTGGACGCGGCGGTCGTCGGGCTCGATCCGGCCTTCACTTATAAGAAGCTGGAATGGCTGACCCAAGCGGTCTCTGCCGGGGCAATGCTATTCGCCGCGAATGCGGATGCCTGTCATCCGGGCGAGGGCGGCCATCCGGTGCCGGAGACGGGCGCACTCGCGGCTGCGCTCGAGACGGCTACAAAAAAGAAGGCGATATACGTAGGCAAGCCGGAGCCGTATTTGTTTCATTGTGCGCTCGAGCGGTGCGGTGGAGGGATCGAAAGTGCGGCGATGGTCGGAGACAACTACGATACTGACATAACGGGGGCCAAGCAAGCGGGGCTATGTACGTTATGGTTAGCTATGTCGGCCGGCGATGCGAATCAGGGGATCCCTGCGGAAGAACGCCCTATGGCGGATATGGTTATACGAAGCTTGACGGAAATCGAACAAGCGCTGCGTCATGGAGGAGATAAACTTGAGGTATGA
- a CDS encoding metallophosphoesterase family protein: MRYEHVRTNSDRQTIIRVAGLPAPVTLLHVTDSHMNASDLTEGTETLAESIRLYNFDALDTQTRFDKALAYADDLQADGVVLTGDIVNGATAGNLAFLEKRLSGLRAPYLYTPGNHDWEYPGRPWGEATRSEQYPKFGPFTAGDPAFRALEIGGVLLVAVDNSTYQISEAQLAAFRQALSRGLPTLLFMHIPIYVPSLLPDVVRSWGSPIMMAAQGWDAGLMKQWQVEPPGEATLAYYELLLSNPADNLIGIFCGHVHFAHEDAFGRGSRQYVTAAGFDGGYRVIRLLPASGADDSAGKAEQA, from the coding sequence TTGAGGTATGAGCATGTACGAACGAACAGCGACAGGCAGACGATCATCCGCGTTGCTGGATTGCCGGCGCCGGTCACCCTGCTGCACGTGACGGATAGCCACATGAATGCTTCCGATCTGACGGAAGGGACCGAGACGTTGGCGGAGTCCATTCGGCTTTACAACTTCGACGCGCTGGATACGCAGACCCGATTCGACAAGGCGCTCGCCTATGCGGATGACCTGCAGGCTGACGGCGTTGTTCTGACGGGGGATATCGTGAACGGAGCGACTGCGGGGAATTTGGCTTTTCTGGAAAAAAGGCTGTCGGGTTTGCGAGCGCCTTACTTGTACACGCCAGGCAATCACGATTGGGAATATCCCGGCCGTCCGTGGGGAGAAGCAACCCGCTCCGAACAATACCCCAAGTTCGGCCCGTTTACGGCGGGAGACCCGGCATTTCGAGCGCTTGAGATCGGCGGCGTGCTGCTGGTCGCAGTCGACAACAGCACTTATCAAATCTCGGAAGCGCAGCTGGCCGCCTTTAGACAAGCGCTGTCGAGGGGTCTGCCTACGCTGCTGTTTATGCACATCCCGATCTACGTGCCTTCGCTGTTGCCGGATGTCGTCCGCAGTTGGGGATCCCCCATTATGATGGCTGCGCAGGGCTGGGATGCAGGCCTGATGAAGCAATGGCAGGTGGAGCCGCCGGGAGAGGCAACGCTCGCTTATTACGAATTGCTGCTGAGCAATCCGGCAGACAACCTGATCGGCATCTTCTGCGGTCATGTACACTTCGCCCACGAAGATGCTTTTGGCAGAGGCTCGCGCCAGTATGTGACAGCGGCCGGCTTCGACGGCGGCTATCGGGTCATCCGACTGCTGCCCGCGAGCGGGGCGGACGATTCGGCCGGAAAAGCGGAGCAGGCATGA
- a CDS encoding glycerol-3-phosphate responsive antiterminator, translating to MTLLHRLAQSPVIAAVRSQEAGEQALASGAANLFVMDGTVDAVARLAEAARSRGKGVFVHLDLVRGLSSTDKESLVLLRDWIGADGVVTPKAHLIKEAKRIGLHAILHLFVIDSRALSAGLSLAESLRPDAVEIMPGALPKIIGAFADTLPDIPVVASGLIDNPSEAAAALNAGATSLSVSNRSLWALTHKDL from the coding sequence ATGACGCTGCTGCACCGGCTGGCGCAAAGTCCGGTCATCGCCGCGGTCCGCTCGCAAGAAGCCGGCGAGCAGGCGCTCGCGAGCGGCGCCGCCAATCTGTTCGTCATGGACGGCACCGTGGACGCGGTCGCGCGTCTCGCCGAGGCTGCGAGGTCCCGCGGAAAAGGCGTGTTCGTCCATCTGGACCTCGTGCGCGGGCTGTCGAGCACCGACAAGGAGAGTCTTGTCCTTCTTCGAGACTGGATCGGTGCTGACGGCGTCGTCACGCCCAAGGCCCATCTGATCAAAGAGGCGAAGCGAATCGGATTGCACGCGATACTGCATCTGTTCGTCATCGATTCGCGCGCGCTGTCCGCGGGCTTGTCGCTGGCCGAATCGCTCCGCCCCGACGCGGTCGAGATCATGCCCGGCGCGTTACCCAAAATTATCGGCGCCTTCGCAGACACGCTCCCCGACATTCCCGTCGTCGCGAGCGGCTTGATCGACAATCCCTCCGAGGCGGCAGCGGCGCTGAACGCGGGAGCGACTTCGCTTTCCGTCAGCAATCGCTCCCTCTGGGCATTGACGCATAAAGATTTGTAG
- a CDS encoding glycosyl hydrolase: MNHRMRNAIAAALLGIAALLCFLYFTGQGKGNDKRVETVQGQEQAQGQEKNANASASPAATGGEATAAGGGVQGASETGAGPGAERPKPAAFDEAQFADPDVRYRPLLMIHDKLHTGIIKKLSDLGYGGMVTNVDYNGYLKNEEFWEILKQNVAYAIDKLGLRVWIYDERGYPSGTAGGLVLGEHPELEAQGLAVVVKEAAAGKKVVIEHPYGHGEVRYAAAYRGTERSFDAASAVDLRAAVDEQGNLTWQAPASGRWVVFYFVQKPFYEGTHAVNNWFEQRRYINLLEKDATEAFIDITHKQYYERLGSYFGKGIEAFFTDEPALTGTYIGTPPRQPSVLDAPDPAVPLLKTLNWGNKLADEFQKRRGYELLPVLPYLVGGEGKEAQRVRGDYYRTLSELVLESYFEPLEAFCGNTGVACSGHLLLEEEMYHQAIYEGNLMNIYRHMQLPGIDLLTAHPKLAKEWAATTAKLASSAAQEDGKPHVMSEISDAFDGDKADFKGRLAAVAVQFAFGVDRFNSYYEYDRMSDEENRRFADYIGRIGYMMDAGKPAPQVAVYYPIESVWAETLPPMSLSPADYAARAVTVSDSFKQTALRLAGHQLDYNYIDADGIADSRAEDGLLSARGGLSYKALIVPETTVVDEVLAAKLEDLAAAGVPLVLVGAGPDYIRTDGGLKEADGLYDRLAKFPGVKRVGSAKELDAPLAALVAPDLKLGQADPDILSAMRTGEGGKTYLLVNTADEAKTLSVQFRATGSRARLWDPDGGEVKPLAVSASGDGYTQAELALGERQALIVTFENEVGE; the protein is encoded by the coding sequence ATGAATCATCGAATGCGGAATGCGATTGCGGCGGCTTTGCTCGGGATAGCGGCGTTGTTGTGCTTTCTCTATTTCACGGGACAAGGGAAAGGAAACGATAAGAGAGTGGAGACCGTGCAGGGACAGGAGCAGGCGCAAGGCCAAGAGAAAAACGCGAATGCGTCGGCGTCACCGGCGGCGACCGGAGGAGAAGCGACGGCTGCAGGCGGGGGCGTCCAGGGGGCGTCCGAGACGGGGGCCGGACCAGGCGCCGAACGGCCGAAGCCGGCCGCCTTCGACGAAGCGCAGTTTGCCGATCCGGACGTCCGGTACCGGCCGCTGCTCATGATTCACGATAAGCTGCATACCGGCATCATCAAGAAGCTGAGCGATCTGGGCTACGGCGGCATGGTGACGAACGTCGACTACAACGGCTACCTGAAAAACGAGGAGTTTTGGGAGATTCTGAAGCAAAACGTTGCTTATGCGATCGACAAGCTCGGGCTCCGCGTATGGATCTATGACGAAAGAGGATATCCGAGCGGCACGGCGGGCGGTCTGGTGCTGGGCGAGCATCCCGAGCTGGAGGCGCAGGGGCTTGCCGTTGTCGTCAAAGAGGCGGCAGCCGGCAAAAAGGTCGTGATCGAGCATCCTTACGGACATGGAGAAGTCCGGTACGCGGCCGCTTACCGGGGCACCGAGCGGAGCTTCGACGCCGCGTCGGCAGTCGATCTGCGCGCTGCCGTCGACGAACAAGGAAACCTGACGTGGCAGGCGCCGGCTTCGGGCCGCTGGGTCGTCTTCTACTTTGTCCAAAAGCCGTTCTATGAAGGGACGCACGCCGTCAACAACTGGTTCGAGCAGCGCCGCTACATCAATTTGCTGGAGAAGGACGCGACTGAAGCTTTTATCGACATCACGCATAAGCAGTATTACGAACGGCTCGGCTCTTATTTCGGCAAAGGCATCGAAGCCTTCTTCACGGACGAGCCGGCCTTGACCGGGACGTATATCGGCACGCCGCCCCGGCAGCCGAGCGTCCTGGACGCGCCGGATCCCGCGGTGCCGCTGCTGAAGACGCTGAACTGGGGCAACAAGCTGGCCGACGAGTTCCAGAAGCGGCGCGGCTACGAGCTGCTGCCCGTCCTGCCGTATCTGGTCGGGGGCGAGGGCAAGGAGGCGCAGCGCGTGCGCGGAGATTATTACCGGACGCTGTCCGAGCTCGTCCTGGAGAGCTACTTCGAGCCGCTCGAGGCGTTCTGCGGGAATACCGGCGTCGCCTGCTCAGGCCATTTGTTGCTGGAGGAGGAAATGTACCATCAGGCCATCTACGAGGGCAACCTGATGAACATCTACCGGCATATGCAGCTGCCGGGCATCGATCTGCTCACAGCGCATCCGAAGCTGGCCAAGGAATGGGCGGCGACGACGGCCAAGCTCGCAAGCTCCGCGGCGCAGGAGGACGGCAAGCCGCATGTGATGAGCGAGATTTCCGACGCGTTCGATGGCGACAAGGCCGACTTCAAGGGGCGTCTCGCGGCGGTGGCCGTCCAGTTCGCCTTCGGCGTCGACCGGTTCAACTCCTATTACGAGTATGACCGGATGAGCGACGAGGAGAACAGGCGTTTCGCCGACTATATCGGGCGTATCGGCTATATGATGGACGCCGGCAAGCCTGCGCCGCAGGTCGCGGTATATTATCCAATCGAGAGCGTATGGGCGGAGACGCTGCCGCCGATGTCGCTCAGTCCGGCGGATTATGCCGCCCGCGCCGTGACGGTCAGCGACAGCTTCAAGCAGACGGCGCTGCGGCTCGCCGGGCATCAGCTCGACTACAATTATATCGACGCTGACGGCATCGCCGACAGCCGCGCGGAGGACGGCTTATTGTCGGCGCGGGGCGGGCTGAGTTACAAAGCGCTGATCGTGCCGGAGACGACCGTCGTCGACGAAGTTCTCGCCGCCAAGCTGGAAGATCTCGCTGCAGCCGGCGTGCCGCTTGTGCTAGTCGGCGCGGGGCCGGATTATATCCGGACCGACGGCGGCCTGAAGGAGGCGGACGGTCTGTACGACAGGCTGGCCAAGTTCCCGGGCGTGAAGCGCGTCGGTTCGGCGAAGGAGCTGGACGCGCCGCTCGCGGCGCTGGTCGCGCCCGATCTGAAGCTCGGGCAGGCGGATCCGGATATATTAAGCGCCATGCGCACGGGCGAGGGAGGCAAGACGTACCTGCTCGTCAACACCGCGGACGAAGCGAAGACGCTCTCCGTGCAGTTCCGGGCGACCGGTTCGCGCGCGCGGCTATGGGATCCGGACGGCGGCGAGGTGAAGCCGCTGGCCGTATCGGCGTCCGGCGACGGGTACACGCAGGCCGAGCTTGCCCTCGGGGAGCGGCAGGCGCTGATCGTGACCTTTGAAAATGAAGTTGGGGAATGA
- a CDS encoding helix-turn-helix transcriptional regulator — protein sequence MFADQLEFAFTYHHKPQTEITTHHHNCYELVYYTSGTGSTTIGGTEYRYAPNTFSLIRPRTAHNEVHDETTELLCIGFSLNESASVQFENGVYPDRSSLLMQIVNKLKHELSTQRLHYQHKLELLLNEFIIEIERTRSSRSFADLLEYIENYINENFHQEIDLPSLAKITGYSYDHFRHVFKDKTGESPLSFIINKRVEHAKKLMLSTDMTMCAISLDCGFSNSSQFASTFRKLTGQTPSAFKRNHFIRSGAE from the coding sequence ATGTTCGCCGATCAGCTTGAATTCGCCTTTACCTACCATCACAAACCGCAGACCGAGATTACGACGCACCACCACAACTGCTACGAGCTCGTGTACTACACGTCCGGCACCGGCTCCACGACGATCGGCGGCACGGAATACCGCTACGCGCCCAACACCTTCAGCCTGATCAGGCCCCGCACCGCGCACAACGAAGTGCATGACGAGACGACCGAGCTGCTGTGCATCGGCTTTTCGTTAAATGAGAGCGCTTCCGTTCAATTCGAAAACGGCGTCTATCCGGATCGCTCCTCGCTCCTCATGCAGATCGTCAACAAGCTCAAGCACGAGCTCTCGACCCAGCGTCTGCATTACCAGCACAAGCTCGAGCTGCTGCTCAACGAGTTCATCATCGAGATCGAACGGACGCGGTCATCCCGATCGTTCGCCGACCTGCTGGAGTATATCGAGAATTACATCAACGAGAATTTCCATCAGGAAATCGACCTGCCCTCACTCGCTAAAATTACCGGGTACAGCTACGACCACTTTCGCCACGTATTCAAGGACAAGACGGGAGAATCGCCGCTCAGCTTCATCATCAACAAGCGCGTCGAGCACGCCAAGAAGCTGATGCTGTCCACAGACATGACGATGTGCGCCATCTCCCTGGACTGCGGCTTCTCCAACAGCTCGCAGTTCGCCAGCACGTTCCGCAAACTGACCGGGCAGACGCCGAGCGCCTTCAAGCGCAATCACTTCATCCGGTCCGGGGCGGAATAA
- a CDS encoding nucleoside hydrolase codes for MSTIAGNAQRVIIDTDIGDDIDDALAIWLAVKSPELDIAGITTVYKQTHKRAQMVSALLRATGRSDIPVVPGASLPLISRQIYGKPVDPEEAPVQYLEEMRGEPVDTRLTAAEFIVRTALEAERPIALVTLGALTNVALALRVKPEIADRIAKIVVMGGAYDMNVSEYNFSCDPEAAQIVLGAGVPIVAVGLDVTFKCLLSERQTASIRDSADPAAKLVMRMREHWASPHIYLHDPLAVAAVFREDFVRTERRVIDIETGGAYTRGMSISLSGMNWHRPAADSHVRVSTGVEHQAFMDLYMERILAFTPIEERDGIA; via the coding sequence TTGTCTACGATAGCAGGGAACGCGCAGCGCGTTATCATCGACACCGATATCGGAGACGACATCGACGACGCGCTCGCGATATGGCTGGCCGTCAAGTCGCCGGAGCTCGACATCGCCGGCATCACGACCGTATATAAGCAGACGCACAAGCGCGCGCAAATGGTATCCGCCTTGCTGAGGGCGACCGGCAGATCAGACATTCCGGTCGTGCCCGGCGCCTCGCTGCCGCTGATCAGCAGGCAGATCTACGGCAAGCCGGTCGATCCCGAGGAGGCGCCGGTGCAGTATCTGGAGGAGATGCGAGGCGAGCCGGTCGACACGCGCCTGACGGCGGCCGAATTCATCGTGCGGACCGCGCTCGAGGCCGAGCGGCCGATCGCGCTCGTCACGCTCGGCGCGTTGACCAACGTCGCGTTGGCGCTGCGCGTCAAGCCGGAGATCGCGGACCGTATCGCCAAGATCGTCGTCATGGGCGGCGCCTACGATATGAACGTGTCCGAATACAACTTCTCCTGCGACCCGGAGGCGGCGCAGATCGTGCTGGGCGCGGGCGTCCCGATCGTCGCCGTGGGGCTCGACGTCACCTTCAAGTGCCTCTTGTCCGAACGGCAAACGGCTTCGATCCGCGACAGCGCGGATCCCGCAGCCAAGCTTGTCATGAGGATGCGCGAACATTGGGCTTCTCCCCACATCTATCTGCACGACCCGCTCGCGGTGGCAGCCGTATTTCGAGAAGACTTCGTCCGTACCGAGCGGCGGGTGATCGATATCGAGACCGGCGGCGCTTATACGCGGGGGATGAGCATCAGCCTTTCAGGCATGAACTGGCATCGGCCGGCCGCGGATTCGCATGTGCGGGTAAGCACGGGCGTCGAGCATCAGGCTTTTATGGATCTGTACATGGAGCGAATATTGGCTTTTACCCCGATAGAGGAGCGTGACGGCATTGCTTAA
- a CDS encoding ABC transporter substrate-binding protein produces the protein MLKFKWKSQTLMLAAAALVASGCSGGSGQSESTATASQTASASQTATGSATASPEGTEAGPKEIAGGRPVTLTVDLHGWMPTVNTEPTAENPTVFLSTQKIADAFMKLHPNVKIAWARTKPVGKLQNEIAEWLTTQISAGTAPAITFTWGNNYLDRDWYEPLGDALSSPDEYVAGNAKWSDLFPDYLMKHRSLVDNNKQPVAVPIVLYSGPATGYYYNKDLFESLGINPPKDWEEMFTDAKLLKEKGYVPFAQWGNFKQIELGQWNQQFSVGPFFAAALMDKTDYDKDGQVDTLETLRATKAGLFNAAEHDYAQEMYRQLKRMYTELLPAGWQNTDFSQPWNDGKVAMREEGLWALQAENGNKQRKFNYGVIPAPPITKSTSPDVADVQYTEKGPYQPDPDLSLNILKPIVKDNPDLKEAAIAFLKYLTVPENISMMVLEQGAALGAVKGSEIPPLLDDWMNNSFPIMPKASWPNAFTDEQGIALNKQFEMWVKGETDDAKFFAKSNEIQQKSADDYIKKMNIDTTGW, from the coding sequence TTGCTTAAATTCAAATGGAAGTCCCAGACTCTTATGCTGGCGGCGGCTGCGCTCGTTGCGAGCGGCTGCTCCGGCGGATCCGGCCAATCGGAGTCGACGGCGACGGCTTCGCAAACGGCGAGCGCATCGCAGACGGCGACCGGCTCGGCAACCGCATCGCCCGAAGGGACGGAAGCCGGTCCCAAGGAGATCGCCGGCGGACGTCCCGTGACGCTGACCGTCGACCTTCACGGCTGGATGCCTACGGTCAATACGGAGCCGACGGCGGAAAATCCGACGGTATTCCTGTCCACGCAAAAGATCGCCGACGCGTTCATGAAGCTCCACCCGAACGTGAAGATTGCCTGGGCGCGCACGAAGCCGGTCGGCAAGCTGCAAAACGAGATCGCGGAGTGGCTGACGACCCAGATCTCCGCGGGTACCGCCCCGGCGATCACCTTTACCTGGGGCAACAATTACCTGGATCGCGACTGGTACGAGCCGCTAGGCGACGCGCTGTCGTCGCCGGACGAATACGTGGCGGGCAACGCGAAGTGGAGCGACCTGTTTCCCGACTACCTGATGAAGCACCGTTCGCTTGTCGATAACAATAAGCAGCCGGTCGCCGTGCCGATCGTCCTGTACTCGGGACCGGCTACGGGCTACTACTACAACAAGGACCTGTTCGAGTCGCTCGGCATCAATCCGCCCAAGGATTGGGAGGAGATGTTCACGGACGCCAAGCTGCTCAAGGAAAAGGGCTACGTGCCGTTCGCCCAATGGGGCAACTTTAAGCAGATCGAGCTCGGCCAGTGGAACCAGCAATTCAGCGTCGGCCCGTTTTTTGCGGCGGCGCTCATGGACAAGACCGACTACGACAAGGACGGCCAGGTCGACACGCTCGAGACGCTGCGCGCGACGAAGGCGGGATTGTTCAATGCGGCGGAGCACGATTACGCACAGGAGATGTACCGGCAACTGAAGCGTATGTACACGGAACTGCTGCCCGCAGGCTGGCAGAACACGGATTTCTCGCAGCCCTGGAACGACGGCAAGGTCGCCATGCGCGAGGAAGGGCTGTGGGCGCTCCAGGCGGAGAACGGCAACAAGCAGCGCAAGTTCAATTACGGCGTTATCCCCGCTCCGCCGATCACGAAGTCGACCTCGCCCGACGTCGCCGACGTGCAATACACGGAGAAGGGGCCGTATCAGCCCGATCCGGACTTGTCGCTCAACATCCTGAAGCCGATCGTCAAGGACAATCCGGATCTGAAGGAAGCGGCGATCGCCTTCCTCAAGTATTTGACCGTCCCCGAGAATATTTCGATGATGGTGCTGGAGCAAGGCGCCGCGCTCGGCGCGGTCAAGGGCTCGGAGATTCCGCCGCTGCTCGACGACTGGATGAACAATTCGTTCCCGATTATGCCCAAGGCCAGCTGGCCGAACGCCTTCACCGACGAGCAGGGCATCGCGCTCAACAAGCAGTTCGAGATGTGGGTGAAGGGCGAGACGGACGACGCCAAGTTTTTTGCGAAGAGCAACGAGATCCAGCAGAAGAGCGCGGACGACTATATCAAAAAAATGAACATCGATACGACCGGCTGGTAA
- a CDS encoding Ig-like domain-containing protein has protein sequence MKRKWTIATVVLAIGALLAGYDAYRATQYRIALLAMDPQQAPADGQSPVALRFKVTDASGRPAKGHSLYALPRGGGILSASRVVTNEAGEASYTYYPYKASDLQPAKDVQIKVIDESNSVFIEINAKTTVTVPLVQPERSAKSNHSLDDIFGE, from the coding sequence ATGAAAAGAAAATGGACGATCGCGACGGTCGTGCTGGCCATCGGCGCCCTGCTTGCGGGCTACGATGCCTATCGCGCTACGCAGTACCGCATCGCGCTGCTCGCGATGGACCCGCAGCAGGCGCCGGCGGACGGCCAATCGCCCGTCGCGCTGCGCTTCAAGGTTACGGATGCGAGCGGGCGGCCGGCGAAGGGACATTCGCTCTACGCGCTGCCGAGGGGCGGCGGCATTCTGTCCGCCAGCCGCGTCGTGACCAACGAAGCGGGCGAGGCGTCGTACACCTACTATCCGTACAAAGCTTCCGATTTGCAGCCGGCCAAAGACGTGCAGATCAAGGTCATCGACGAGTCGAACTCGGTCTTCATCGAGATCAACGCCAAGACGACCGTGACCGTGCCGCTCGTACAGCCGGAACGGTCGGCCAAGAGCAATCACAGCCTGGACGACATTTTCGGCGAGTGA